The following is a genomic window from Flavobacterium sp..
TAATTCAACTTGCTGAAGAAGTAGCAAAATTAGATGTATTGCTGCCTAAAACTATTCTTTATCAAGATAAAAACACGTGCGCCATTCGTTTTGGCTTTGGTTATTTGAATGAAGAGGAAATTGAAATTGTCATAAGCAAATTGAAACTTGCTTATGACACAATCATAAAATGATTAAACAAAAAAGTCCCACAAAATGCGGGACTTTTTTAGTATAAATCTATTGTCTTAGTCGACTAAAACAATAATCTTGTTTTCATTCATTTCGATGGTGCCAGAATTAATAGGTAACCAATACGTTTGCTCATTTACTTTATTGAATTTAGAAGCAAATTCTTTTTCAATAGTAATATTTTGAGCATTTATTTTCACATTTCCTTTTGCTAATAATGAAACAATAGGAGCGTGATTGTTTAGCATTTGAAACTCACCATTAATCCCAGGAACCGCTACCGAAGTAACTTCTCCT
Proteins encoded in this region:
- a CDS encoding FoF1 ATP synthase subunit delta/epsilon, whose amino-acid sequence is MILEIVSPEATLFKGEVTSVAVPGINGEFQMLNNHAPIVSLLAKGNVKINAQNITIEKEFASKFNKVNEQTYWLPINSGTIEMNENKIIVLVD